A genomic stretch from Microtus pennsylvanicus isolate mMicPen1 chromosome 11, mMicPen1.hap1, whole genome shotgun sequence includes:
- the Uqcc4 gene encoding ubiquinol-cytochrome c reductase complex assembly factor 4: protein MNGVLCSRAAGAVRALRLVGWASRSLHLPPHGRSPARPTDREEEEEDPNLPIQFSSSKATPDRWTVEHTLGKQQQRPWWKVLPITFSLTVLIIWCYLRQETSTDQWLREVLGEVDKEDEEEPDDRLEETEAPTFYGART from the exons ATGAACGGTGTCCTGTGTTCGCGGGCTGCGGG AGCGGTCCGGGCTCTGCGACTCGTGGGCTGGGCTTCGCGAAGCCTGCATCTGCCGCCCCATGGCCGGTCTCCAGCCCGACCcacagacagagaagaggaggaggaagacccCAACCTCCCCATCCAgttttcctccagcaaagccactcCAGACCGCTGGACGGTGGAGCACACCCTGGGGAAGCAGCAGCAACGGCCCTGGTGGAAAGTGCTGCCCATCACCTTCAGCCTCACAGTTCTGATCATCTGGTGCTATCTGAGGCAGGAGACCAGCACGGACCAGTGGTTGAGAGAAGTTTTGGGAGAGGTAGAcaaggaggacgaggaggagccAGACGATCGTCTGGAGGAAACTGAAGCTCCGACTTTCTACGGAGCTAGAACGTAA